In a single window of the Rhizobiaceae bacterium genome:
- the trkA gene encoding Trk system potassium transporter TrkA produces the protein MRVIICGAGQVGYGIAERLAAEKNDVSIIDTAPELIHRVRDSLDVRGFVGHGAHPDVLESAGAQEADMIIAVTLFDEVNIVACEVAHALFGVPVKIARIRSQSYLQPHFADLFSRDHVPIDVIISPEIEAGEMVLRRIALPGADDVVRFADGKIIMVAIECLEDCPVVNTPLSQLSALFPDLPSTVVGVNRSGKLFIPHSADQLEVGDRAYVVTTKDQVKRTLGLFGHEEKEASRMVIAGGGNIGLYVARTIEQRRGRVRVKLIESSRERAEKIADELHDTVVLAGSALDEKLLLEAEVQDADLMVTLTNSDQVNILSSVMAKRLGCKSNLALINNPAYIDLSRSVGIDAQVNPGTVTISRVLQHVRRGRIRAVHSVDKGAAEIIEAEALDTSPLVGSPLAELDLPEGMRIGAIYRDGSVLKPNGSLRIKAKDRVVIFCLAKAVKDVEQLFRVSLEFF, from the coding sequence ATGCGCGTCATAATCTGCGGCGCGGGACAGGTCGGCTACGGCATCGCCGAACGACTGGCTGCTGAAAAGAACGACGTATCGATCATCGATACCGCGCCCGAACTGATCCACCGGGTGCGCGACAGCCTCGACGTGCGCGGCTTCGTCGGCCATGGCGCGCATCCGGACGTGCTGGAATCGGCCGGTGCACAGGAAGCGGACATGATTATCGCGGTCACGCTGTTCGACGAGGTCAACATCGTTGCCTGCGAAGTGGCGCATGCCCTGTTCGGCGTACCGGTGAAGATTGCGCGCATACGGTCGCAATCCTACCTGCAACCGCATTTCGCGGACCTGTTCTCGCGGGACCACGTGCCGATCGATGTCATCATCTCGCCGGAAATCGAAGCAGGCGAAATGGTGCTGCGCCGCATTGCCCTGCCGGGCGCCGACGATGTCGTGCGCTTCGCGGATGGCAAGATCATCATGGTCGCCATCGAGTGCCTTGAAGACTGTCCCGTGGTGAACACGCCGCTGTCGCAGCTTTCGGCGCTTTTCCCGGACCTGCCGTCCACCGTGGTGGGGGTCAATCGCTCGGGCAAGCTGTTCATCCCGCATTCCGCCGACCAGCTGGAGGTCGGGGACCGCGCCTATGTCGTCACGACCAAGGATCAGGTCAAGCGAACGCTCGGCCTGTTCGGCCATGAGGAAAAGGAAGCCTCGCGAATGGTCATTGCGGGCGGCGGCAACATAGGTCTCTACGTTGCGCGGACCATCGAGCAGCGGCGCGGCCGGGTGCGCGTCAAGCTGATCGAGTCCAGCCGCGAACGCGCCGAAAAGATCGCCGACGAACTGCACGACACCGTCGTACTGGCCGGCAGCGCGCTCGATGAAAAGCTGCTGCTCGAAGCGGAAGTGCAGGACGCGGACCTGATGGTCACGCTCACCAACTCGGACCAGGTCAACATCCTGTCCAGCGTGATGGCGAAACGGCTGGGCTGCAAATCCAACCTCGCGCTCATCAACAACCCCGCCTATATCGACCTGTCGCGTTCGGTCGGCATAGATGCGCAGGTTAACCCCGGCACCGTCACCATTTCGCGGGTGCTGCAGCATGTTCGCCGTGGCCGCATCCGCGCCGTCCACAGCGTCGACAAGGGCGCCGCCGAGATTATCGAGGCCGAAGCGCTCGACACGTCTCCGCTCGTCGGCTCTCCGCTTGCCGAACTGGACCTGCCGGAGGGAATGCGCATCGGCGCAATCTACCGCGACGGCAGCGTTCTGAAGCCGAACGGGTCGCTGCGCATCAAGGCGAAGGATCGCGTCGTCATTTTCTGTCTGGCGAAAGCGGTGAAGGATGTCGAACAACTATTCCGTGTCAGCCTGGAATTTTTCTGA
- a CDS encoding efflux RND transporter periplasmic adaptor subunit: MKKLRSAPRADNLGKQQRAASAKWGRLVYLGMIGAFCASLLYYLFGAIFVLSADGIVLTGMRAVDASYTGKIVEVYVQEGDHVEEGTPLLKLESFEMVKEIAELALRDGELAVRESQLRGQLDVVDAIAPLAERNAKESTKTVTSFDKVSSRGVISVLSRDSALQSSFAAAQKMAELTAQKASAQDELAQVAKSRDTSREAMERLEAIFDDGNIRASGAGVIGVKVPVPGQVVQPGDELLQINGGNIYILAYLPDEYMFPIRKGMVVNLRSGGETAKGYIDSVLAVADALPAEFQNLFRPRDRSRLFRVVLSSPNPFAVTQKVTVTGCAFGFCWAG; the protein is encoded by the coding sequence ATGAAAAAGCTTCGCAGCGCCCCGCGCGCAGACAATCTCGGCAAGCAGCAGCGCGCAGCTTCAGCGAAGTGGGGCCGCCTGGTCTATCTCGGCATGATCGGGGCGTTCTGTGCCTCGCTCCTTTACTACCTGTTCGGCGCGATTTTCGTCCTTTCGGCAGATGGCATCGTGCTGACAGGAATGAGGGCGGTTGACGCAAGCTATACGGGCAAGATCGTCGAGGTTTATGTGCAGGAAGGAGATCACGTTGAGGAGGGGACGCCGCTCCTCAAGCTCGAATCCTTCGAGATGGTGAAGGAAATTGCCGAGCTTGCGCTTCGTGACGGTGAGCTTGCGGTGCGCGAAAGCCAGTTGCGCGGCCAGTTGGACGTTGTCGATGCGATAGCGCCGCTGGCGGAGCGCAATGCGAAGGAATCGACGAAGACTGTCACGAGTTTCGACAAGGTATCGAGTCGCGGGGTGATCTCAGTCCTTTCACGCGACAGCGCGCTTCAGAGCAGCTTCGCCGCCGCGCAGAAGATGGCGGAACTGACAGCACAGAAAGCGTCGGCACAGGATGAGCTGGCGCAGGTCGCAAAATCGCGTGACACTTCTCGAGAGGCGATGGAAAGGCTGGAGGCGATTTTCGATGACGGCAACATCCGTGCCAGCGGCGCAGGCGTGATTGGCGTGAAGGTGCCCGTACCGGGGCAGGTGGTGCAACCGGGCGACGAACTGCTGCAGATCAATGGCGGCAATATCTACATTCTGGCCTACCTGCCGGACGAATACATGTTTCCCATCCGCAAAGGCATGGTGGTGAACCTGCGCAGCGGTGGAGAGACCGCCAAAGGCTACATCGACAGCGTGCTTGCCGTCGCGGACGCACTGCCGGCGGAGTTTCAAAACCTTTTCCGCCCGCGCGACCGCTCGCGTCTCTTCCGTGTCGTGCTGTCTTCGCCAAACCCGTTTGCAGTGACCCAGAAAGTCACGGTCACGGGTTGCGCTTTCGGGTTTTGCTGGGCGGGGTAG
- the mazG gene encoding nucleoside triphosphate pyrophosphohydrolase translates to MKPSKDIARLIEIMAALRDPETGCPWDIEQDFASIAPYTIEEAYEVADAIARGDMDDLRDELGDLLLQVVYHARMAEEAGDFRFEDVVMAITTKMIRRHPHVFGDEAARSAGMAKGVWEKIKAEEKAEKRAARIARGLDPEDHGSGYLDGVPVALPALTRSLKLQERAARVGFDWGAPGPVLEKIEEEIGELRQALASGDVAAAKDEFGDVLFALVNLGRHLHVDAESALAGTNEKFRTRFHFIERRLNESGSSLEQASLEEMEALWQEAKGA, encoded by the coding sequence ATGAAACCTTCCAAAGACATCGCCCGCCTTATCGAAATCATGGCCGCCCTGCGCGACCCCGAAACCGGATGCCCGTGGGACATCGAACAGGATTTCGCGAGCATAGCGCCCTACACAATCGAAGAAGCCTATGAAGTGGCGGACGCCATAGCACGCGGCGACATGGACGACCTGCGCGACGAACTGGGCGACCTTTTGTTGCAGGTTGTCTATCATGCGCGGATGGCGGAAGAGGCCGGCGATTTCCGCTTCGAGGATGTGGTGATGGCTATCACCACCAAGATGATCCGCCGGCATCCGCATGTTTTCGGCGACGAGGCCGCGCGCAGCGCAGGCATGGCCAAGGGCGTTTGGGAAAAGATCAAGGCCGAGGAAAAGGCGGAGAAGCGCGCGGCGCGGATCGCGCGCGGGCTCGACCCCGAGGACCATGGAAGCGGCTATCTCGACGGCGTGCCGGTCGCCCTGCCCGCTTTGACACGCTCGCTGAAACTTCAGGAACGGGCGGCGCGGGTCGGCTTCGACTGGGGTGCGCCCGGCCCTGTGCTCGAAAAGATCGAGGAAGAGATCGGCGAATTGCGGCAGGCGCTGGCATCAGGAGATGTCGCGGCGGCAAAGGACGAGTTCGGCGACGTCCTTTTCGCTCTGGTCAATCTCGGGCGACACCTGCATGTCGATGCCGAAAGCGCGCTGGCGGGCACCAATGAGAAGTTCCGCACGCGCTTCCATTTTATCGAGCGGCGGCTGAACGAGAGCGGCAGCAGCCTCGAACAGGCTTCACTTGAAGAGATGGAAGCGCTCTGGCAGGAGGCGAAAGGCGCCTAG
- a CDS encoding D-amino-acid transaminase yields MPRIAYVNGRYVRHADAAVHVEDRGYQFADGVYEVCEVARGYIIDMTGHLDRLDRSLRELSIAWPVSRAVLKKLMAEVVRRNLVKNGLVYLQITRGVAPRDHIFPGPGTRPALVITAKRSSPEAAAKRAETGIKVITVPENRWDRVDIKSVGLLPNVLARQKAKEAGAQEAWFVDADGTVKEGAATNAWIVTSDGTLVTRPAEHGILRGITRTTVMKIAEKLNLKVEERGFSVEEAKKARESFITAATTLVMPVVEIDGEPVANGHPGSVATSLRQAFFDVAEKTVA; encoded by the coding sequence ATGCCGCGTATTGCTTATGTGAACGGGCGCTATGTGCGCCATGCCGATGCTGCCGTGCATGTCGAGGATCGCGGATATCAGTTCGCGGATGGCGTCTACGAGGTCTGCGAAGTGGCGCGCGGCTACATCATCGACATGACAGGCCATCTCGACCGGCTCGACCGCTCGCTGCGGGAATTGTCGATTGCATGGCCGGTCAGCCGCGCCGTGCTCAAGAAGCTGATGGCCGAGGTGGTTCGTCGCAACCTCGTGAAGAACGGGCTTGTCTACCTGCAAATCACGCGTGGCGTCGCGCCGCGCGACCATATTTTCCCCGGTCCGGGCACGCGACCGGCTCTGGTCATAACCGCGAAGCGGAGCAGTCCCGAAGCCGCCGCCAAACGCGCCGAGACGGGAATCAAGGTCATTACCGTACCGGAGAATCGATGGGACCGCGTGGACATCAAGAGCGTGGGCCTGCTGCCCAATGTGCTGGCGCGGCAGAAGGCGAAAGAAGCGGGCGCGCAGGAAGCCTGGTTCGTGGACGCTGACGGCACGGTCAAAGAGGGGGCCGCGACCAACGCATGGATCGTCACCTCAGATGGCACGCTGGTCACGCGCCCGGCGGAGCATGGCATCCTGCGCGGGATCACGCGCACGACCGTGATGAAGATCGCGGAAAAGCTCAACCTCAAGGTGGAAGAACGCGGGTTTTCCGTGGAGGAGGCAAAGAAGGCGCGCGAATCCTTCATCACGGCTGCCACGACGCTCGTCATGCCGGTCGTGGAGATCGACGGCGAGCCGGTGGCCAACGGCCATCCGGGCAGTGTCGCAACTTCACTGCGCCAGGCCTTTTTTGACGTTGCGGAAAAAACAGTTGCCTGA
- a CDS encoding DUF1398 domain-containing protein has translation MDAERISIAETCLNGAHDGSLSFPQIVGKLIAAGFEGYAVDYRCNAQTYYLPDGDSIVLNMKPSAGSVAAAFDAGEIERLVRWAQANPADYSYIAFSEKAKLAGCAGYIVSFLGRRVVYFGRTAETHVEYFPK, from the coding sequence ATGGACGCGGAACGCATTTCTATTGCCGAAACTTGCCTGAATGGCGCCCATGACGGCAGCCTGAGCTTTCCGCAGATTGTCGGCAAGCTGATCGCCGCCGGCTTCGAGGGTTACGCCGTCGACTATCGCTGCAACGCCCAGACCTACTATCTGCCGGATGGCGACAGCATTGTGCTGAACATGAAGCCATCCGCCGGCAGCGTTGCCGCCGCCTTCGACGCTGGAGAAATCGAGCGTCTGGTGCGATGGGCGCAAGCGAATCCGGCAGACTACAGCTACATCGCCTTCAGCGAGAAGGCGAAGCTCGCCGGTTGCGCCGGATACATCGTCTCGTTTCTCGGCCGCCGCGTCGTCTATTTCGGCCGCACCGCGGAAACCCACGTTGAATACTTCCCGAAGTAG
- a CDS encoding glycosyltransferase: MNDIELGFAFLFAQTTSSLVVIFWYTVIFEIPRYILPFVAAALTMRDRPEEEEQKAKILRAFPSVSIILIGHNEEDALEACVRSLGEQSFSRFEIVIVSDGSTDRMSSVARSLVARGLATKIVTTDLRGGKSSGINLACKSANGEILINVDCDCSFDRYAVERLLEPFDDPSVAAVCGDIAPRNGNASLISQIQEIEYLQSISVGKRIANAVDQVVCASGAFSAFRRTALESVRGFDVGGGEDLDTTIRLRCKGWRIVYAPGAICYTDVPTSAFQYIRQRLRWERDAVWIRFRKHRRLLNPFNSGYRASEVIHQWDFLLFNVVGAIFFPLYVLWLFLSFGSFAVAILIGMQIGLLALDVAVLAIGAWTTGRPVFWRNLPFLPGYAAFMSFVMRPVRLLAYIDEWALRGSHRDNYTPSKVRLERPW, encoded by the coding sequence TTGAACGATATCGAGCTGGGATTTGCTTTTCTCTTCGCCCAGACCACTTCGAGTTTGGTGGTAATCTTCTGGTATACGGTGATATTCGAGATCCCGCGCTATATCCTGCCATTCGTTGCGGCGGCGTTGACGATGCGCGACCGGCCCGAGGAAGAAGAGCAAAAGGCAAAGATCCTCAGGGCATTTCCCTCAGTCAGCATCATTCTGATCGGTCATAACGAAGAGGATGCGCTGGAAGCCTGTGTGCGCTCGCTCGGTGAGCAATCCTTCAGCCGGTTCGAAATCGTGATTGTCAGCGACGGGTCGACCGACCGTATGTCGAGCGTAGCGCGATCGCTGGTGGCCCGTGGACTGGCGACGAAAATTGTCACCACGGATCTGCGCGGCGGCAAGTCGAGCGGAATCAATCTGGCCTGCAAGTCGGCGAATGGTGAAATCCTCATCAATGTCGATTGCGACTGTTCCTTCGACCGCTATGCGGTGGAGCGCTTGCTCGAACCGTTCGATGACCCAAGCGTTGCAGCGGTATGTGGGGACATAGCCCCGCGAAACGGCAATGCGAGCTTGATCTCGCAGATACAGGAAATCGAATACCTCCAGTCGATCTCGGTCGGCAAGCGCATCGCCAATGCGGTCGATCAGGTGGTGTGCGCGTCAGGTGCGTTCAGCGCTTTCCGTCGCACTGCGCTTGAATCCGTGCGCGGCTTCGATGTGGGCGGCGGCGAGGACCTCGATACGACCATACGCCTGCGCTGCAAGGGATGGCGCATTGTCTATGCGCCGGGGGCGATCTGCTATACCGACGTGCCGACATCGGCGTTCCAGTACATCCGGCAGCGCCTGCGCTGGGAGCGCGACGCGGTCTGGATCAGGTTCCGCAAGCACAGGCGGCTGCTCAATCCGTTCAATTCCGGCTACCGGGCATCGGAAGTGATCCATCAGTGGGATTTCCTGCTGTTCAACGTAGTGGGCGCGATATTTTTCCCGCTCTATGTTCTCTGGCTCTTCCTTTCCTTCGGTTCGTTTGCCGTCGCCATTCTGATAGGCATGCAGATTGGTCTGCTGGCGCTCGACGTCGCAGTTCTCGCCATTGGCGCCTGGACCACGGGGCGGCCTGTATTCTGGCGAAATCTGCCGTTCCTGCCGGGCTATGCCGCGTTCATGAGCTTTGTGATGCGACCTGTTCGGTTGCTGGCCTATATCGATGAATGGGCGCTGCGCGGTTCGCATCGTGACAATTACACTCCGTCGAAAGTTCGGCTGGAGCGCCCCTGGTGA
- the hflX gene encoding GTPase HflX, producing MTDTPERTAGTRAIVVVPVLKRPQADDRSEGAAPRLTRTPEARLEEAVGLTQAIELDPVKAEIVVVNDPRPATLLGTGKVEEIAAAVKDDDAELVIVDHALTPVQQRNLEKAFNAKVLDRTGLILEIFGERARTKEGVLQVELAHLNYQKGRLVRSWTHLERQRGGAGFLGGPGETQIEADRRILQEKIIRLKRELETVRRTRDLHRAKRRKVPFPVVAIVGYTNAGKSTLFNRLTGSGVLAEDMLFATLDPTLRRLRLPHGTTVILSDTVGFISDLPTHLIAAFRATLEEVVEADLIIHLRDIADPDTGVQADDVEHILRDLGVDPKDTDRVIEVWNKVDLIDPSDRERLLSRSRVDRPAPAIAISAETGEGLAALLARIEELLSGVSGDFELVLRPDQMGLIDWIYRNGDVTGRHDEDDGSVKLTIHTTRDARRAIEDRLAPKAP from the coding sequence ATGACGGATACACCGGAACGGACAGCAGGCACGCGCGCCATCGTCGTCGTGCCCGTGCTGAAGCGACCGCAAGCGGACGATCGCAGCGAGGGGGCCGCTCCACGCCTCACGCGCACGCCCGAGGCGCGGCTCGAGGAAGCCGTCGGCCTGACACAGGCCATAGAGCTTGATCCGGTCAAGGCTGAAATCGTTGTCGTGAACGATCCGCGTCCGGCCACGCTGCTGGGCACGGGCAAGGTCGAGGAAATCGCCGCGGCGGTGAAGGACGACGATGCGGAACTGGTCATTGTCGACCATGCCCTCACGCCCGTGCAGCAGCGCAACCTCGAAAAGGCGTTCAACGCCAAGGTGCTCGACCGAACCGGCCTGATCCTCGAAATCTTCGGCGAGCGCGCCCGCACCAAGGAGGGTGTGTTGCAGGTCGAACTTGCCCATCTGAACTATCAAAAGGGGCGGCTGGTGCGAAGCTGGACCCACCTTGAACGCCAGCGCGGCGGCGCGGGTTTTCTCGGCGGTCCCGGCGAAACGCAGATCGAGGCCGACCGCCGGATACTTCAGGAAAAGATCATCCGCCTCAAGCGCGAACTGGAAACCGTGCGCCGCACCCGCGACCTGCATCGCGCCAAGCGCCGCAAGGTTCCCTTTCCGGTTGTCGCCATCGTCGGCTACACCAATGCGGGCAAATCGACGCTTTTCAACAGGCTGACCGGCTCAGGCGTGCTTGCCGAGGACATGCTGTTCGCAACGCTCGACCCGACCTTGCGGCGATTGCGCCTGCCGCATGGCACGACGGTGATATTGTCCGATACGGTCGGCTTTATCTCCGACCTGCCGACGCACCTCATCGCGGCCTTCCGCGCCACGCTGGAAGAAGTTGTCGAGGCCGACCTCATCATTCACCTGCGCGACATCGCGGACCCCGACACCGGGGTGCAGGCCGACGATGTGGAGCACATATTGCGCGACCTTGGCGTCGATCCGAAAGACACGGACCGGGTGATCGAAGTCTGGAACAAGGTGGACCTGATCGATCCTTCGGATCGCGAGCGTCTGCTTTCACGCAGTCGCGTGGACCGTCCCGCGCCTGCAATCGCGATTTCCGCAGAAACAGGGGAGGGCCTTGCCGCGCTGCTGGCGCGCATCGAGGAATTGCTTTCCGGCGTCTCCGGCGATTTCGAGCTTGTCCTGCGGCCCGACCAGATGGGCCTGATCGACTGGATCTACCGAAACGGCGATGTCACGGGACGGCATGACGAAGATGACGGCAGCGTCAAGCTGACGATCCACACGACCCGCGATGCGCGCCGGGCAATCGAAGATCGCCTCGCTCCGAAAGCGCCCTAG
- a CDS encoding sigma-54 dependent transcriptional regulator, whose product MASDILIIDDEADIRELVAGILSDEGHETRTAHDADSALAAIADRVPRLIFLDIWMQGSRLDGLALLDQIKTMHPGLPVVMISGHGNIETAVSAIRRGAYDFIEKPFKADRLILVAERALETSKLKREVSELKLRSGESADLIGMSSSMVQLRQTIDRVSPTNSRVMIIGPSGSGKELVARAIHAHSARKTGPFVTLNAAAITPERMEIELFGTESNGGERKVGALEEAHRGILYLDEVADMPRETQNKILRVLVDQQFERVGGTKRVKVDVRIISSTAQNLEGMIAEGRFREDLYHRLAVVPVLVPALAERREDIPYLVDHFMNQIARQAGIRPRRIADDAMAVLQAHNWPGNVRQLRNNIERLMILIREDDASAPITADLLPSEIGDVMPRTPTQSDQHIMALPLREAREMFEKEYLIAQINRFGGNISRTAEFIGMERSALHRKLKSLGV is encoded by the coding sequence ATGGCGTCTGATATTCTGATCATTGACGACGAAGCCGATATCCGAGAACTCGTGGCGGGAATCTTGAGCGACGAGGGGCATGAAACGCGCACGGCGCACGACGCCGACAGTGCGCTTGCGGCGATTGCCGACCGCGTGCCGCGCCTCATTTTCCTGGACATCTGGATGCAGGGGTCTCGGCTCGACGGGCTGGCGCTGCTGGACCAGATCAAGACCATGCATCCCGGCCTGCCGGTGGTGATGATCTCCGGCCACGGCAATATCGAGACGGCGGTTTCGGCTATCCGGCGCGGCGCCTATGATTTCATCGAAAAGCCCTTCAAGGCCGACCGGCTCATTCTAGTCGCAGAACGCGCGCTGGAAACCTCCAAGCTCAAGCGCGAGGTGTCGGAGTTGAAGCTGCGCAGCGGCGAGAGCGCCGACCTTATCGGCATGTCGTCCAGCATGGTGCAGTTGCGCCAGACCATCGACCGCGTCTCGCCGACCAACAGCCGCGTGATGATTATCGGGCCGTCCGGTTCCGGCAAGGAACTGGTGGCGCGCGCGATCCACGCGCATTCGGCGCGCAAGACCGGGCCGTTCGTGACGCTCAACGCGGCGGCGATCACGCCGGAGCGCATGGAAATCGAGCTGTTCGGCACCGAGTCGAACGGCGGCGAGCGCAAGGTTGGCGCGCTGGAAGAGGCGCATCGAGGCATACTCTACCTCGATGAAGTGGCCGACATGCCGCGCGAGACACAGAACAAGATCCTGCGCGTGCTCGTGGACCAGCAGTTCGAGCGCGTGGGCGGCACCAAGCGCGTCAAGGTCGATGTGCGCATCATATCCTCGACCGCCCAGAACCTCGAAGGCATGATTGCCGAAGGCCGGTTCCGCGAAGACTTGTACCATCGGCTGGCGGTCGTCCCGGTCCTCGTCCCGGCGCTGGCCGAGCGGCGCGAGGACATTCCCTATCTGGTAGATCACTTCATGAACCAGATCGCGCGGCAGGCGGGCATCCGCCCCCGCCGCATCGCCGACGATGCCATGGCCGTGCTCCAGGCGCACAACTGGCCCGGAAACGTGCGCCAGCTTCGCAACAACATCGAGCGGCTTATGATCCTGATCCGCGAGGACGATGCGTCCGCGCCGATCACGGCGGACCTGCTGCCGTCGGAAATCGGCGACGTCATGCCCCGCACCCCGACCCAGTCGGACCAGCACATCATGGCGCTGCCGCTGCGCGAGGCCCGCGAAATGTTTGAAAAGGAATATCTGATTGCCCAGATCAACCGCTTCGGCGGCAATATCTCTCGCACTGCCGAGTTCATCGGCATGGAGCGCTCCGCGCTTCACCGCAAGCTGAAGTCCCTTGGGGTCTGA
- the hfq gene encoding RNA chaperone Hfq — protein sequence MADRTQNLQDLFLNSVRKSKNPLTIFLINGVKLTGVVTSFDNFCVLLRRDGHSQLVYKHAISTIMPSQPVQMFEGEEGGREG from the coding sequence ATGGCGGACCGCACGCAAAACCTTCAGGATCTCTTCCTCAATTCAGTACGCAAGAGCAAGAATCCTCTCACGATTTTTCTCATCAACGGCGTCAAGCTGACGGGCGTCGTGACTTCGTTCGACAATTTCTGCGTGCTGCTGCGCAGGGATGGGCATTCGCAGCTTGTCTACAAGCATGCGATCTCGACCATCATGCCCAGCCAGCCTGTGCAGATGTTTGAGGGTGAGGAAGGCGGCCGGGAAGGTTGA
- a CDS encoding MarR family transcriptional regulator encodes MASGLTDHTGFWMRMVSNAVSQEFARKVMAEGVTVAEWSFMRVLYDMDSTPPSVLADKMGMTKGAISKLADRLLAKRLIEKSGNPQDKRAHSLSLTEEGRSKVPALALLADENDAEFFGVLTKDEREALDLILKALAERRGLKTTPVD; translated from the coding sequence ATGGCCTCCGGTCTGACCGATCACACAGGTTTCTGGATGCGCATGGTGTCGAATGCCGTGTCGCAGGAATTTGCCAGAAAGGTCATGGCCGAAGGGGTCACCGTGGCGGAATGGTCGTTCATGCGGGTGCTTTACGATATGGACTCCACACCTCCGTCCGTTCTGGCTGACAAGATGGGCATGACAAAGGGGGCAATCAGCAAGCTTGCGGACAGACTGCTGGCAAAGCGTTTGATTGAGAAGTCAGGAAATCCGCAGGACAAGCGTGCGCACAGCCTGTCCCTGACGGAGGAGGGGCGGTCCAAGGTTCCGGCGCTTGCTTTGCTTGCCGATGAAAATGATGCCGAGTTCTTCGGCGTGCTGACGAAGGATGAGCGCGAAGCGCTCGATCTTATCCTGAAGGCGCTTGCCGAACGGCGCGGGCTCAAGACGACCCCGGTGGACTGA